In Candidatus Chlorohelix allophototropha, one DNA window encodes the following:
- a CDS encoding Glu/Leu/Phe/Val family dehydrogenase, giving the protein MTLAANRLNGEAAALSPAKETIPSYSNEINKVKETVIARSPYEIAQEQFFYAADKLCLDDGLREILSVPQRELKVNFPVRLDDGRIKVLTGYRVHHNNARGPVKGGIRYHPNVSMDEVRALAMWMTWKCAVVNIPYGGAKGGVVIDATQYSQRELERLTRRFTTEISILIGPETDIPAPDVATNPQTMAWIMDTYSMHRGKGITGVVTGKPINTGGSLGRVEATGRGVSVSAREAAKTIDLPLAGTRVVVQGFGNVGSVSARLMHELGCKVVAVSDVYAGLYNPKGIDIPALLAYTRTTPNNTILGYPEAEAISNLEVLTLPCDILIPAALENQLTEQNANQVQARLIVEGANGPTAPEADHIFRDRGILLVPDILANAGGVTVSYFEWVQDRQAFFWTEEEINRKLVDVMANSFAQVYSISQREKTDMRTAAYLLAIGRVADATSIRGIYP; this is encoded by the coding sequence ATGACTCTCGCAGCAAACCGCCTCAATGGTGAGGCAGCGGCACTGTCGCCTGCTAAGGAGACAATACCATCGTATTCAAATGAAATAAATAAGGTAAAAGAAACTGTTATAGCACGCTCACCTTATGAGATAGCGCAAGAACAGTTTTTTTATGCGGCAGATAAATTGTGTTTGGATGATGGCTTGCGGGAAATATTGTCAGTACCGCAACGTGAATTGAAAGTTAATTTCCCGGTACGTTTGGATGATGGGCGTATCAAAGTGCTTACCGGCTATCGGGTGCATCATAATAATGCGCGTGGGCCGGTTAAGGGCGGGATTCGCTACCACCCCAACGTTTCAATGGACGAAGTGCGCGCACTTGCAATGTGGATGACGTGGAAATGTGCGGTGGTAAATATACCTTACGGTGGGGCAAAGGGCGGGGTGGTGATAGATGCTACCCAATATTCACAGCGTGAACTGGAAAGATTAACTCGCCGTTTTACAACCGAAATCTCTATATTAATCGGACCTGAAACCGATATTCCTGCTCCCGATGTGGCAACAAACCCGCAAACGATGGCATGGATTATGGATACCTACTCGATGCACCGAGGCAAAGGTATTACCGGAGTGGTTACCGGTAAACCGATTAATACAGGTGGTTCGCTAGGGCGCGTGGAAGCGACCGGGCGAGGGGTTAGCGTATCGGCGCGAGAAGCGGCGAAGACAATCGATCTTCCACTTGCCGGGACAAGAGTGGTGGTACAGGGCTTCGGGAATGTAGGTTCGGTTTCGGCGCGCCTGATGCATGAGTTGGGTTGCAAGGTGGTGGCGGTTAGCGATGTCTATGCAGGTCTTTATAATCCGAAAGGCATAGATATTCCGGCGCTACTTGCCTATACCCGTACCACTCCGAATAATACTATATTGGGTTATCCGGAGGCTGAAGCTATTTCAAATCTCGAAGTATTGACCTTGCCCTGCGATATTCTGATACCGGCAGCGCTTGAGAATCAATTGACCGAGCAAAATGCCAATCAGGTGCAGGCACGTTTGATAGTTGAAGGCGCGAACGGTCCCACTGCCCCCGAAGCCGATCACATTTTTCGGGATAGGGGAATCTTATTGGTTCCGGATATTTTAGCCAACGCAGGTGGGGTGACGGTCAGTTATTTTGAGTGGGTGCAAGATCGGCAGGCTTTTTTCTGGACGGAAGAAGAAATTAACCGGAAACTGGTTGATGTTATGGCAAATAGCTTTGCACAGGTATATAGCATTTCGCAGCGTGAAAAAACTGATATGCGCACAGCCGCTTATTTGCTGGCGATAGGGCGTGTGGCGGACGCAACCAGCATACGTGGAATTTATCCTTGA